A region of Maridesulfovibrio sp. DNA encodes the following proteins:
- a CDS encoding NADH:flavin oxidoreductase, producing MKTLFEKCKLGPLNLKNRLVRSATWENMTTENGRMTPRLYEIYKTLAENEVGLIITGYANVVAEEQPNPGMMGIYDDFFIDDYRRLTDIVHKHGSKIILQIAYGGTKTTYNVGERTIFAPSNVPERSTGTCGTPMTKEDIRYIVQAFADAGRRAKQSGFDGVEIHAAHTYLINQFLSPYYNTRTDKYGGSLENRMRFLVEIYEAMRKEVGADYPILVKLTASEFFEGGLNFDETRLISIKLEKLGVDGLEISGNIHGKAKSMAGEFFDGHELKKQGYFAEYGDIISRDVNIPVITVGGLSEPDHIESILNETEIKLFGLSRPLLAEPDLFKRWKEGDTKRAKCVRCSKCRNEDGNYCAIFKDK from the coding sequence ATGAAGACTCTCTTTGAAAAGTGTAAACTCGGTCCGCTGAATCTCAAAAACAGACTGGTCCGCAGTGCCACCTGGGAAAATATGACCACAGAGAACGGGCGCATGACTCCCCGGCTTTACGAGATATACAAAACTCTGGCTGAAAACGAAGTGGGGCTGATCATAACCGGGTACGCCAATGTGGTGGCTGAAGAGCAACCAAATCCGGGCATGATGGGCATTTATGATGATTTTTTCATAGACGATTATCGCAGACTGACTGACATAGTACACAAACACGGTTCTAAAATTATCCTTCAGATTGCCTATGGCGGCACCAAAACTACTTACAATGTGGGCGAGCGGACGATCTTCGCGCCTAGTAATGTCCCCGAGAGAAGCACTGGAACCTGTGGCACGCCCATGACTAAAGAGGATATTAGGTATATCGTTCAGGCTTTTGCCGATGCCGGGAGACGGGCCAAGCAATCCGGTTTTGACGGTGTTGAAATCCACGCCGCCCATACTTACCTGATCAACCAGTTTTTAAGCCCGTACTACAACACACGTACCGATAAGTACGGCGGTTCATTGGAAAACCGCATGCGTTTTCTCGTTGAAATATACGAGGCCATGCGCAAAGAAGTAGGTGCAGACTACCCGATTCTGGTTAAGCTCACCGCCAGTGAATTTTTCGAAGGCGGACTGAATTTTGATGAAACAAGGCTGATTAGTATTAAGTTGGAAAAGTTGGGCGTGGACGGTTTGGAAATATCCGGCAATATCCACGGCAAGGCGAAATCCATGGCCGGTGAATTTTTTGATGGCCATGAACTCAAAAAACAGGGCTACTTTGCCGAATATGGCGACATCATCAGCCGAGATGTTAATATTCCGGTCATTACCGTAGGCGGCTTGTCAGAACCGGATCATATCGAATCCATACTTAACGAAACGGAGATTAAACTCTTTGGCTTATCCCGCCCGCTACTGGCAGAACCTGATTTGTTTAAACGCTGGAAAGAGGGTGATACAAAACGGGCAAAATGCGTGCGTTGTTCCAAATGTCGGAATGAAGATGGGAATTATTGTGCCATATTTAAAGATAAATAG
- a CDS encoding ATP-binding protein: MQFLKGPIRKKIIFIVILATLPVLAALLMHELRQREEDISVAKQKVRTFLHGFSEVQRTTTSSTRALLQTIAAMPEIKNKDPEKSTVILKTLLKANPIFTNVFLLNLDGTVVALGKGKDKGFNFSDRKQFKDALSSGEFAAGEFIIGRQTKITAFPFGVPVFNDDGKPTGVIIVGTNLNHYKELFNNSDLLPGAFFGLCDRQGTRLLRIPTSKKIPIGRPIKAEVFNAARNADGPGMLEALTSDRLIHIVAFEPVRMASNKAPYMYMFMGLHKDLVVADANAEMIKGGILGVLSLCIALTVTWFLGYSAIVSGIEKLTKATTLFGRGDDVISGVDYSDGEIGQLGQAFDNMAGLLHKREKEVRSLQSYLSNIVDSMPSNIIGVTPDGIVTQWNAKAEVDFGLSKKDVLGKKIEQVVPYLAGEMKKVRTAIDSRSVQAETKHVRRVNDKTVYEDITVYPLIADGVQGAVIRIDDITNRVNLEQALVQTEKMMSLGGLAAGMAHEINNPLAGILGSAYNVSKRLFSDMDSNRRTAQECGIELEQVHEYLEKRKIPKMIEIIKESGERAANIVSNMLSFSRKSGKRMEKVNIASLIDKTLELAANDYDLKKLYDFKQINVVREYEDNLPLVMCESNELQQVFLNLFRNGAEAMNEKSYTDGKPSFWCRILCQHGLVVIEIEDNGPGMEEHIQSRIFEPFFTTKEVGKGTGLGLSVSYFIITEQHNGKMFVESVAGVGTKFIIEMPVEGEA, translated from the coding sequence ATGCAGTTTTTGAAAGGTCCGATTCGGAAAAAAATCATCTTTATCGTGATATTAGCAACGCTTCCTGTTCTAGCTGCCTTGCTGATGCATGAGTTGAGGCAGCGGGAAGAAGATATTTCTGTCGCAAAACAAAAGGTACGGACATTTCTTCATGGATTCAGTGAAGTTCAGCGCACTACTACCAGCTCAACTAGAGCACTACTTCAAACCATTGCGGCTATGCCGGAAATCAAAAATAAGGATCCGGAGAAGTCTACGGTTATTTTGAAAACATTACTCAAAGCCAATCCAATATTTACCAATGTTTTTTTGTTGAATCTTGATGGTACCGTGGTTGCTTTGGGCAAGGGCAAGGATAAAGGATTTAATTTTTCGGACAGAAAGCAATTTAAAGACGCACTTTCTTCAGGGGAGTTTGCTGCCGGAGAATTCATTATCGGCAGGCAGACGAAGATTACAGCTTTTCCATTTGGTGTACCTGTGTTTAACGATGACGGAAAACCTACCGGAGTCATAATAGTGGGTACGAATCTGAACCATTACAAAGAATTGTTCAATAATTCAGACCTTCTTCCGGGTGCATTTTTTGGGCTGTGTGATCGTCAGGGAACACGGCTCTTGCGTATTCCTACTTCCAAGAAGATTCCAATAGGACGTCCCATTAAGGCTGAAGTCTTCAACGCTGCCCGGAATGCTGATGGGCCGGGTATGCTAGAAGCTCTTACCTCTGATCGCTTAATTCACATTGTTGCTTTTGAGCCTGTGCGCATGGCATCGAACAAGGCTCCGTACATGTATATGTTTATGGGGTTGCATAAAGATCTCGTAGTGGCTGATGCCAATGCGGAAATGATTAAGGGGGGAATATTGGGTGTCCTTTCCTTGTGTATTGCCCTTACCGTGACATGGTTCTTGGGATACTCTGCTATTGTTTCAGGAATCGAGAAGTTAACCAAGGCGACTACTTTGTTCGGTCGTGGAGATGATGTAATTAGCGGAGTGGATTATTCCGATGGTGAGATAGGTCAGCTTGGTCAGGCGTTCGACAATATGGCTGGACTTCTCCATAAACGAGAGAAAGAAGTGCGCTCATTGCAAAGCTATCTTTCAAATATTGTGGACTCTATGCCTTCAAATATAATCGGCGTGACCCCGGATGGTATTGTCACCCAGTGGAATGCCAAGGCTGAAGTTGATTTTGGTCTTTCCAAGAAGGATGTACTCGGAAAGAAAATTGAGCAGGTTGTCCCATATCTTGCTGGTGAAATGAAAAAAGTACGCACAGCAATAGATTCTCGTTCTGTGCAGGCTGAAACAAAGCACGTACGCAGAGTTAATGATAAGACAGTATACGAAGATATAACAGTTTATCCATTGATAGCAGATGGAGTACAGGGCGCGGTTATCCGTATTGATGACATTACCAACCGCGTCAATCTTGAGCAGGCACTTGTACAAACAGAGAAAATGATGTCTTTGGGCGGGTTGGCTGCAGGCATGGCTCATGAAATTAATAATCCATTGGCAGGGATTCTGGGAAGTGCATACAATGTGAGTAAGCGTCTGTTTTCGGATATGGACTCTAATAGACGTACAGCTCAAGAGTGCGGCATTGAGCTTGAGCAAGTTCATGAATATCTTGAAAAAAGAAAAATCCCAAAAATGATTGAAATTATAAAGGAAAGTGGTGAACGGGCTGCAAATATTGTCAGCAATATGCTCAGCTTTAGCCGTAAGAGCGGAAAGAGAATGGAGAAAGTTAATATTGCAAGTCTTATTGATAAAACGTTGGAGTTAGCCGCTAATGATTATGATCTTAAAAAACTTTATGATTTCAAGCAAATAAATGTTGTACGTGAATATGAGGACAATTTGCCTTTGGTAATGTGTGAAAGCAATGAATTACAGCAGGTTTTCCTTAACCTTTTCAGAAATGGTGCTGAAGCTATGAATGAAAAGAGTTATACAGATGGTAAACCCAGCTTCTGGTGCCGAATTTTATGTCAACATGGTCTAGTTGTTATTGAAATTGAGGACAATGGTCCCGGTATGGAAGAACACATTCAGTCGAGAATTTTTGAGCCTTTCTTCACTACTAAGGAAGTTGGCAAAGGAACCGGACTTGGGCTCTCAGTTTCATATTTTATAATTACCGAGCAGCACAATGGCAAAATGTTCGTTGAGTCTGTTGCTGGTGTAGGAACAAAATTTATAATCGAAATGCCAGTGGAAGGGGAAGCATAG